A window of Sphingobacterium kitahiroshimense genomic DNA:
CTGTAAGGTTTATTTTGTCGTCTTTTTCACAATTGAAATATGGCGCTCGTCTTATAAATTCTTTTTTAGGAGATAACTCAACTATTTCGTGTTGCGAAGTTCTAAATTCTTTAATCTTTCCTGCACATGAGCAACATCATAACAATTCTTTCTTATGCGCGGCAACGATCATGGGGCAGAGCAATATGGCTGCAGGTGCGACAGTTGGTTCGAATCATAATTCTAGAGCTGCAGATGGCGAAATTATTGCAGGAAGAGGATTCTGGCCAGGCCTATGTGTTAGTTTAAAGCATAATTCAAGATTTGCATCTTATACACTTCTAGTTAAGGGTGATTTTCCATATGAAATGGATATTCCGATTCCATTTTCTTTAGTCAACAATGATGTTAAAAACGATAAATTAATGATCATACCTGGTTATTGGTTTATGTATAATATGTATGCGCTTGTTCGTAATGCAAATAAATATGAAAGTAGAGATAAACGTTTATTGAAAAATCAATATTTAGAGTATGATATGCTTGCTCCAGATACGATCAATGAGCTTTTCAATTCCTTGCGCATTATTGAATTGGCAGTTGGTTCTAAAATTGATGCAGATAGCAATTTGCTCACCAAAGAAGAAATTATTCGAGCAGGTAGAGCAAAATTGACTGGACCGCTAGATCAGATACCTACATCAGTTCTTGTAAAAGGATTTGAACATTCGAAAAGGAAAGTGGAATTGGTCAAAATTGGCACTGCTTATCCACTTTTTAAGCGTTTTATCCAATACTACGGAACCATTCATATGATTGACTTTTTAGAAACTCATAGCTTTGAAGAGTTGAAAAATGAGATGACAAATAGTCAACGCCTAGAGTGGGAAAATATCGGTGGGCAATTGATAGAAAAAAATGCTATTGATCAATTGCTTCGTGAAATTAAATCAGGCAAGATTGATGATTGGGAAGATATCCATAAATATTATCATGAATTGAGTCGATCTTACTTAGAAACAAAAAGGGCGCATGCATTTGCATCGTTACTCGAAATTACAGACGTAACATCGGAATCTATATCGGTTGAAATTGTGCAAGCTTGGCTGAAAGAAGCGATCTCGCATCGAACATGGATGGTTGATGAAATTTACGCAAGTAGGGCGAAAGATTACGAGAATCCTTTTCGAAATATGGTATACAACAGTGAAGAGGAACGTGATTTGGTTGTTGGCAAGTTATCTGAGAATAGTTTTATTTTGCAGCAACGTGACGAGCTCAATGGCTTTATAAAATGTGCCCATAAATTAATTTCAAAACTGTCGAATTAGACGATAATATAAAAACAAAAAATAAATCTTTCAAAATAGAACAATAGATGGTTGATAAATATTTTATGTAGTTATATTATTCATATTTTCAGGAAACAATTTAAGTTTAAAACGATATTTAATAGCTATTAAATATCGTTTTATTATTTATATTTGCATGACCAATTATAAATAAAATGCCATATAAAAAAGTATTATTAGTTTTTCTGATGTTATTTACCATCAGTCACTATCAGGTTTATGCACAAAAAAAAGAAAAAATCGAATATAAGTTTGGCAAAATTCAACCTGAAGAATTTTCAATTATGCCATCAGGTGCAGACTCTGCCGCTTCAGCCATTAAATTGTTTGACATCGGTAACTGTTATTTTGAATTAAGTCCTGCTTCAAAATCATTTGTCTATGTATATGAAAGACACGTGCGTTATAAAATCATTAATAAAAATGGGTATGATTACGCAAATCATACTATTGGATTGTATAAAAGTAATTCACAGTCCAAGGAAACGTTAGATAATATGAGCGCAGCTACCTATAATATGGTGGATGGTGTCATGAAAACAGACAAAATTGATAAAGATTCAAAATTTACGGAAGAAGTAAATAAGAATGTTATCCAGAAAAAATTTACACTACCTAATGTAAAAGAAGGATCTATAATTGAATATAAGTATAAGATTAAATCGGATTTCATTTTTAATCTTCGCGGATGGAGTTTCCAAAGTGAAATTCCGACCCGTTGGTCCGAATTTACAGTAACTATTCCAGAGTATTTTGATTATAAATTCAGTAGAAATGGATATTATGATATTGCACATCCTATGCACGAAACCGTTAATGCAAGTTACGTTTCCGGTGTTCAATCTGCTGCGATTCGTGATCGCTTTGTGGCAGAAAATATGCCCGCTTTGAAGGACGAACCTTTTATTTCAAGCCTAGATGATTATCGACCTTCTATAGATTTTGAACTTCGATCCACCAATTTCCCTGGACAGTTTTTTGTTGATTATACAGGATCATGGCCAAAGATTATCAGTTCTTTGCTAGAAGATGAAAATTTTGGACGTTATATAGAGAAAACAAGCTTCGCTAAAAATAATTTGAAATCTATCATTAAAGCTGAAAACGATTCTTTGGCAAATGCGAAATCAATTTTTAAATATGTTAAGGATAATCTTAAGTGGAATGAGAAGTACAATTTTTATAGTACGGAAACAAATCCCAAAACAATTTTTGAGAAAAAAACAGGAAATTCAGCCGATTTAAATTTGGTGCTGATCAACTTTCTGAAAGAAGCGAATTACAGTGTTTATCCAGTGTTAATTAGTACACGTTCCAATGGGAAACATCCTGGATACCCAATCATAAGTAAATTTGATAATGTTGTGGCTGCGGTAGAAATTGGAGGCAAATCATACTTTCTCGATGCAACGGTTAAGGACATGCCATTTGGAATGATGAATTATCAAAATTTAAATCATGAGGGTTTTTTGATCAATGTTGGTGAAAAAAGTGGTGGGTGGATCAGCACTGAAACGCTTTTCGGAGATGAGAGCATGCATGTGTATAATCTCGTGTTAGATAAAGAAAACCGATTAAAAGGTAGTGTAACCAATTATTTCAATGGATATGCCGGTTTAAGTGCTCGCAACAGCTACAGGACTGCCATCAATGAAGAAGATTATATCAAGAACCTGAAAAAAAATAAAACGGGATTAGAGCTTAATAACTTCAAGATCTTAAATCTGGATAGTCTAGATGATCCATTGATTGAAACGATGGATGTTGAGATAGAAGATAATGTGGAAGAAGCTGGAGATCTGGTTTATTTCACACCTTTACTTTTCGAACGAACAAAGGAAAACCCATTGAAACATGAGGAAAGACTTTTTCCTGTAGATTTCGCTCATCCGATACTTGAAAATTGCCGGGTAGTCATTAATTTTCCTGAAGATTATCAGATTGATAAACTTCCTAAGGGCGGCATTTTTAAACTTCCTGAAGATGTCGGCTCCTTTTCGATATCGTATTTAATCGATGGCCAGACACTTCTAATAAAAAGTGCTATTCATATCAATAAGTCGATGTACAGTTCAGAAGAGTATTTCTATCTTAAAGAACTTTTCGCCGCTATTGTAGAGAAGCAAGCAGAAAAAATTGTATTTAAAAAGAAGGTATAATGAAGTATACATTGGGTTTAATGGCATTGCTGTTTTTTTCTCACGGTAATGCACAGACAAATTGGGATGTGGCAAATATCCACGAAGCGCTTAAAAAAGATGCCACTATTGTTATTAGAAATGAAGAACAGTTCCTCGATATTAAAGGCATCAATGCTGCAAAGTATGATTATAAAATAACTGCAACCATTTTTAGCAAAGCAGGTGATGACTTTGCTGCAATGGAAGAAGTTTACGATAAGTTTTCTACTATTTATAATATAAAAGCGGTTTTGTATGATGCCACCGGTAAGAAGATTAAGGAATATAAATCCTCTGATATAAAAGATCAAAGCTTGATATCTGGTTTTTCAATATTTGAGGACAATAGGCTAAAGAGTCTGAAATTTGTAAGTAATAGTTATCCGTATACCATTGAATATAGTTTTAGCCAAGATTTTAAAGGATTACTTTATTTTCCCCAGTGGCGCGATCTAAAAGATTTTGGTGTTTCCGTAGAAAAATCAAGTTATTGTATTCAAAAAGATAAAAATTATCAAATGAAATACCTCTCGAGTACAGGGTTAAAAGTTGATTCGACCAGTATTGGAGGTAAAATACGTTATAAATGGGAGAGTAGTCAAGTACCTGCTTTAGCTAAAGAACCGATGGCTATAGGGATTGATAATCTAAGTTCCTGGGTTAAAGCCTCTCCGAACTTATTTGAATATGATGGCTCTACCGGTAATTTTGATAACTGGAATAATTTTGGACAATGGATTTATAAGCTTAATGAGGGTGGAAATCAATTACCTGAAGCATTTAAAATCAAGATTCGGGATTTAACACAAGCAGCACGGACTCCAGAAGAAAAGATGCGCATCCTGTATCAATATCTGCAACAGAATACACGTTATGTCAGTGTGCAATTGGGTATTGGCGGATTTAGACCTGTATTGGCCGAGAAAGTAGCTACAGTTAATTATGGTGATTGTAAGGGGCTGTCCAATTTTATGAAAGCGATGCTGAATGAAGTGGGAATTAATTCACATTTAGTGATGATTGGAAATGGCAAACCTAGTTTAAACCCTCAATACTCAAGTATCGGGCAGGCTAATCATATGATATTAGCTGTACCGATAGGGAAGGACACTACCTTTCTGGAGTGCACGAGCCCTTATTATCCCATGGGATTTATTGGTTACGGAAACTCAAATAGAAACGTACTGTTAGTGACAGAAGCTGGTGGAAAACTTGTAAAGACGCCGGCTTATAATGCCTCACAAAACTATCAGGTGAGTAAAACAAAAATTAAATTTAACAATGAAAATGATATTGATGTATTGATCAACACATCATATGGTAATTCTCAATTTGAAGATAATTTACGAAAAACAGTTTTAGAACCAAGTGAACAGAAAAAAAGAGCATTAGAAAATAGCAATATTCCTATTGAAACATTTGGTTATTATAAATGTGATCAAAAAGATAAAACTAAACCGGAGTTAGTAGAGGAGTTATCATTTAAATCAAAACCATTATTAAGTAAGGGTGGTGATAAATATTTTCTGTTACTGAATCAAATGAATAGAAGGGAAGCTGTACCTATTAAGATTGCAGATCGAAAAACATTTTTTTCCGTTCCTTATGCGTATGAAGATAAAGATGAGATCGTTTTCGAATTGCCACAAGGCTATCAGATAGACTTTATTCCAAAAGATATTCTGATCGAATCAGATTTCGGTATTTACACGGCGACATTTGAAAAAAAAGATGGTCTTCTTATCTACAGCCGAACTCAGAAAATGAATGATAAAATATATCCACCAGAAAAATACAGTGAGTATGTTGATTTTTATAAAAAAATAGTTCAGGCAGATAAGCAGAAAGCTGTTATTACAAAAACGTTATAATTCATTTAAACTGATGTAATAAATTAAAAAGCTGTAAGGAAACTTTGATATCCTTACAGCTT
This region includes:
- a CDS encoding DUF3857 domain-containing protein encodes the protein MPYKKVLLVFLMLFTISHYQVYAQKKEKIEYKFGKIQPEEFSIMPSGADSAASAIKLFDIGNCYFELSPASKSFVYVYERHVRYKIINKNGYDYANHTIGLYKSNSQSKETLDNMSAATYNMVDGVMKTDKIDKDSKFTEEVNKNVIQKKFTLPNVKEGSIIEYKYKIKSDFIFNLRGWSFQSEIPTRWSEFTVTIPEYFDYKFSRNGYYDIAHPMHETVNASYVSGVQSAAIRDRFVAENMPALKDEPFISSLDDYRPSIDFELRSTNFPGQFFVDYTGSWPKIISSLLEDENFGRYIEKTSFAKNNLKSIIKAENDSLANAKSIFKYVKDNLKWNEKYNFYSTETNPKTIFEKKTGNSADLNLVLINFLKEANYSVYPVLISTRSNGKHPGYPIISKFDNVVAAVEIGGKSYFLDATVKDMPFGMMNYQNLNHEGFLINVGEKSGGWISTETLFGDESMHVYNLVLDKENRLKGSVTNYFNGYAGLSARNSYRTAINEEDYIKNLKKNKTGLELNNFKILNLDSLDDPLIETMDVEIEDNVEEAGDLVYFTPLLFERTKENPLKHEERLFPVDFAHPILENCRVVINFPEDYQIDKLPKGGIFKLPEDVGSFSISYLIDGQTLLIKSAIHINKSMYSSEEYFYLKELFAAIVEKQAEKIVFKKKV
- a CDS encoding DUF3857 domain-containing protein gives rise to the protein MKYTLGLMALLFFSHGNAQTNWDVANIHEALKKDATIVIRNEEQFLDIKGINAAKYDYKITATIFSKAGDDFAAMEEVYDKFSTIYNIKAVLYDATGKKIKEYKSSDIKDQSLISGFSIFEDNRLKSLKFVSNSYPYTIEYSFSQDFKGLLYFPQWRDLKDFGVSVEKSSYCIQKDKNYQMKYLSSTGLKVDSTSIGGKIRYKWESSQVPALAKEPMAIGIDNLSSWVKASPNLFEYDGSTGNFDNWNNFGQWIYKLNEGGNQLPEAFKIKIRDLTQAARTPEEKMRILYQYLQQNTRYVSVQLGIGGFRPVLAEKVATVNYGDCKGLSNFMKAMLNEVGINSHLVMIGNGKPSLNPQYSSIGQANHMILAVPIGKDTTFLECTSPYYPMGFIGYGNSNRNVLLVTEAGGKLVKTPAYNASQNYQVSKTKIKFNNENDIDVLINTSYGNSQFEDNLRKTVLEPSEQKKRALENSNIPIETFGYYKCDQKDKTKPELVEELSFKSKPLLSKGGDKYFLLLNQMNRREAVPIKIADRKTFFSVPYAYEDKDEIVFELPQGYQIDFIPKDILIESDFGIYTATFEKKDGLLIYSRTQKMNDKIYPPEKYSEYVDFYKKIVQADKQKAVITKTL
- a CDS encoding DUF4954 family protein, yielding MSQIKKGSITRLGFDFIPQVFIPKGKDENHHRFEQNPRSDYRNLTVEEIVILIENGNRADNWENILVSESFIPYQIRQSNFFGLVRIGHMAPTYLEYRNLKLESGIYNSTIVSSDLGDYVAIHHVRYMSHFIIGNDVILSNISEMETSSTAKFGNGVLREGEAEDLRIALELCNENGVRSILPFDGMQAADAYLWTRNRQDTVLQHRFKELTEKRFSTVRGTYSMIGDRCIIKNSQNIKNVQIGSDAYIKGINKLKNLTINSSPEAFTQIGEGCELVNGIVGYGCRIFYGVKAVRFILSSFSQLKYGARLINSFLGDNSTISCCEVLNSLIFPAHEQHHNNSFLCAATIMGQSNMAAGATVGSNHNSRAADGEIIAGRGFWPGLCVSLKHNSRFASYTLLVKGDFPYEMDIPIPFSLVNNDVKNDKLMIIPGYWFMYNMYALVRNANKYESRDKRLLKNQYLEYDMLAPDTINELFNSLRIIELAVGSKIDADSNLLTKEEIIRAGRAKLTGPLDQIPTSVLVKGFEHSKRKVELVKIGTAYPLFKRFIQYYGTIHMIDFLETHSFEELKNEMTNSQRLEWENIGGQLIEKNAIDQLLREIKSGKIDDWEDIHKYYHELSRSYLETKRAHAFASLLEITDVTSESISVEIVQAWLKEAISHRTWMVDEIYASRAKDYENPFRNMVYNSEEERDLVVGKLSENSFILQQRDELNGFIKCAHKLISKLSN